CGGGTTCTATGTGTTTTCCGGGATCGTTTCCTTTGTGATTCATACCATCCAAGAACTACGTGTTTAATTCGAATCTTGCGACTGATTTAAAAAGATTCTCCATATAAAACGTTTGATTTTTTGAAATAAGGATCATAAAAAAAGAGCAATGAAAATCAAGTTTTGGGGAGTAAGGGGTTCAATTGGTTCACCGATTCGTCCTACCGGAGTTAAGCAAAAAATCGAAAAGATTTTGTCTTTAGCGAGCCCCACCGATATCCAAAACGAACAAAGTATCCGCAAGTTTTTAAATTCACTCAGTTTTTCCGCATCATCAACTTACGGTGGTAATACGACTTGTGTTGAAATCCGAGACAAGGACGATAACCTGATCATCATAGACGGAGGCACCGGACTTCGCGAGTTGGGAAATTCCATTATGCCGTCCGAATTCGGAAAAGGCGGAGGGCATGCTCACTGGATTCTTACGCATACGCATTGGGATCATATCCAAGGGATTCCTTTTTTTGTTCCTTTGTTTCTTCCCGGAAATCATTTTGAATTTCATTCTTCCTTTGAAGACATGGAAGATCGGTTAAAGTATCAATTCGTATTCAGCCATTTTCCTGTATCCTTCGATCATTATGCCGCAAACAAAATGTTTCATTATGAAGAAGAAGGAAAAGAAGTTCAATTAGGTCCTCATATCACTGCGTTCAGCAAGGCGGTCCGTCATCCGGGAGGGAGCTTTTCCTACCGGTTTACGGAAAACGGAAAGTCCATCATCTTCGCATCCGATGCGGAGTTTAACTTGGATGAAATGGAAAATATAGACACTTATATTGATTATTTCAGAGATGCGGAGATCCTTGTTTTCGATACTCAATATACATTTGAAGAGTCCTTGCAAAAGATCGATTGGGGTCATAGTTCCGCTTCCATCGCAACGGATATTGCACTTCGTGCCAAAGTAAAAAAACTAATCATGTTCCATCACGATCCTTCCTATGATGATGACAAATTGGATTTGGTTTATTTACGTGCATTGAAATACAAAGAGATGTTTGACCCCCATGGCAAACTAGAAATCATTATGGCTCATGAAAGTTTAGAATTGGAGATATAAAGTGGCAAAAAAAGAATATATCATCGGAATTGATGCAGGCACTACCGGGATTCGTACATTCTGTTTTAATGATAAAGGAAAAGTGATCGCTTCCGCTTACCAAGAATTCAAACAACATTATCCTAAACCGGGTTGGGTGGAACATGACCCGGAAGAAATCTGGGCCAAAACACAAAAACTCATCGGAGATGTGATCAAATCGGCGGATTTGAATCCGAAAGATGCGATTGCCATCGGAATCACGAACCAAAGAGAAACTTCCGTTGTTTGGGATCGCAAAACGGGAAAGCCTATTTATAATGCGATCGTTTGGCAATGCCGACGAACATCTGATATATGCAATAATTTGAAAAAACAAAGTCTTGAGTCCAATTTCAGGAACAAGACGGGCCTCGTTCTTGACGCTTATTTTTCCGGAACCAAAATTCAATGGATTTTGGACAATGTGAAGGGAGCTCGCGCGAAAGCGGAAAGAGGGGACTTACAATTCGGAACGATCGACACTTGGTTGTTGTACAAACTCACCAACCACAAAGAACATAAAACGGATCATACAAACGCATCCCGTACTTTATTATTCAATATTCAAACCAAGGAATGGGATGAAGAACTATGTGAAATTTTACGGGTTCCCAGTGCGATTCTCCCCCAAGCATTCAATTCCAAAAATCTTTTCGGTCATACATCAGGTGTAAAATCCCTGCCGGACGGTATCCCTATTTCTTCGTTAGTCGGTGACCAACAGGGAGCTCTCTTCGGTCAACTCTGTACGGAACCGGGAGAAGCAAAGAATACATACGGAACCGGTTGCTTTTTTCTATTCAATGTGGGGGACGAATTTAGAATCTCTAACCAAGGTTTGATTACCACTTTGGCATTAGGCCCGGAAGGCAAAACAGTTTATTGTTTGGAAGGTTCTGTATTTATCGGAGGAGCAGTGGTTCAGTTTCTACGGGACAATTTGGAATTTTTCGAATACTCCAAGGATTCCGAAAAACTGGTCAAAGCATTGAAAACAAAGGATGAAATCGTATTTGTTCCTGCATTCGCAGGACTTGGTGCGCCTCACTGGGATCAGGAAGCGAGAGGCGCCATCTTCGGATTGTCCAGAGATACGACTCCTGCACAAATCACTCGTGCCGCATTGAAAGCGATCGCACTTCAGTCTTATGAACTCGCGCATGCCATGGAAAGGGAAACTGGCAAACCTCTTAAATTTTTAAGAGTGGATGGAGGAGCTACAGCCAATCAGTGGTTGATGCAGTTTCAAGCGGATATTTTAGGCACTCGTGTGATTCGCCCGCAAAACGTAGATACTACGGTGCTTGGTGCCGCCTACTTAGCGGGCTTGGAACGAGGGTTCTTTAAAAACGTAGCCGCTTTGAAAAAACTGGAAACTAAAAATACTCAATTCGAGCCTAAGATGAAAGAGTCGGAGAGAAAAGAGGAAATCACCCGTTGGAATGATGCGATTCGCAGGGTTAAAACCGTTCAATAATCAAACCATTGTAAGGTGAACTCGAAATCCTTTCTTTCCTTTGTGATTCCGCCTCCGATTACCGCTAGGCCCGTGGGAAAAAAAGGAATCTCGAGGACGAGTTCGGGTGGAAGTCTGTGAAACTCATAGACTTCCAAATCTTTCCTGGATAAAGACCAATCAAATCTTAAACAATCGATCCATTCCTTTGTCTTGAAAAACAGTTTGGTTTTTGTGCATCCCAGAAATTCCACATAAGGATTTGATTTCCATAATTTGAATTTTTGCGAGTCTTCCAAATCCAAAGAGATTTGATTTTCCGTTTCGTCTTCTCCGGAAGGAATCCGGTAAGTAAAGATATTCCCTTCTTCAAAATAAATATTTCTGGAAAACCTTCTGTAGACTTCGGTTTCCATTTTTTCTACAAAACCTTCTCCTTCCTTTGGTTCCATGGCAGGAGAGTCTAAAATCATTTGAAATTTGTTTTTGGAAACCGACTTTTGCAGTACATCTTTTACCGGTTTGGAAAGTTTGGGTAATTCGAATTTGATAATCCTTTCTTCAAAGGAAGAGATGAAACTTTGCAGAAACGGTCCGTGTATGAGCGGAATGATTTCTGCCGTGAACATACTGCTACTTAGAAATTTTGCAAACTCCGGTTCATGAGTGAATAAGTTGGAAACGATTTTATATTCTTCTTCCGGTTTTCCTGAATAAAGAATTCGAACCAGTCGGAATAAAAAATTTTTATTTGTCCGATCGAAATAGAGTTCTTCTATTTTGGCGTTTACTTCTTCTTCCGAATAATTCGGATTCACTATATCTCTTAGGGAAAGATATTTGGATTGCCCGTATTTTGTTCGCTTTATCTTTGTTAGAAGGATTTTTCTTGCACCGGTGCTTCCCCCGATTTGGGTTTCGCCTGTTTCCGGTTTCGGGTTCAGATAACTCGGAGTGTAAATTGCATGAGTTGGGAAATGGACTCGGTTCCAGTCGACTGAATACAAAAATTTAGGAATGAGAATCGGTTCGCTATGGAGAGAGGGAAGTTCCGTTATCTTTGATTTTGGAAAATCGTAAAAAGGAACTCGTGTGGATTGAATTCTTGCTACTGAGTTCGGTGTAGCAAAAAAGAAATGGTAGTTTTTTCCTTCTTTGTGGATCAAGAACTTGATTTTTTCAATTTTTTCTGAATTTTGATTCTGAATTTTTCCCAATGATAATCGACTTTCAATTCTTCTAATTCTTTCTCCACACCGAAACGTAAAAAATCGAAAATTTCTGTATGATCCATTCCCACTATAGCGGATAGATCCGCGATGACTCTTTCCAGTCTCCGTGCATCACGGTCGCTGAGTGAAAAGGTATTCATCAATTCTGTTTCAAATTCTGTTAATCGGATCAAGATCTTACCAAATAAACTTAGAAAGCGGCGACTAGTATCGTCTCTATCTCATTTTTCGGTAATTCTCTGGGAAGGCAATCTAGAAACGGATAAGTCGCAGCAAGAGTTGCAATTCCGGGAAGATCGATTTTTTTCACTTCATACTCGGATAATCTTTGTGGGATTCTGAGTTCCAGATAAATCTTTCTGATTCCCTCTACCGCTTTGATCGCAGCCTCGATGACCGAAATATTGGAAACATCTTCGTCCAAAGCTCTCGCGATCATTACGTATTTACCTGCGGAGGAGGTGAGGTTGTATTCCATCACATGGGGAAGTAGGATCGACATGGCTTGAAATATATCAAGATTAGTAACAGTTGTTACTGCGAGTGATAACGCATAACAGAGTCCGAGGGAACTTGTGGATTGTGCGATTCCTGCAAGTAAACTTGCCGCATAAATCGAGTTTTTGGGACCCAGGTTACGAGGTTCCCGGATGGCGGGCACAATGTTTTTGGAAATCAATTCGATGGCACGCAGTGCAGTGGAAGAAGTGATTTCGTTTGCGTATTTGGAAAGAATACTGTCTACTGCTGCGGATAGGATGGCGATCCCCGTTTTCGCAGTTTCCGTAGAGGACATACCGGCACCGATTTTCGGATCGGATACGACTAGTTCGGGGAAAGCCCATTCGTGCGCGAAGTACTTTCTATTCTTGTCCTTATCATCCACAACCGAAAAGAAAGGAGAACATTCGTTTCCCAGGAGCGGTTTGGTGGGAACGACGATGACGGGAAGGCCCCTTTTTTTTAATTGTTTTTTGCCAACTAATAGCTCTTCTGCGAATAGATCGTTTGTAGCAAGAAGTGCAGCCGCTTTACCGGCATTAATCGACTCGAAAGAGCCGTAAGCTACGACACAATCTGCATTTGATATGCGGAGGAAATGGGCAGTGGAGTCCAGATCTTTGAAATGAACTTTATCGACGATATCATCGAAGATGATCACTCCTTCCGAGTGTTTTTCCAAACTGGTTTTGATGATGGATAATTCTTCCGCGTTTTCGAGTTCTTTCTGAGTTGCTATCAGCACAACTCTGGTGCCTATGTTTTTAACAAAGGAACCTAGTTTATAACCGCAGTCGATTTCGAAGTGAATTTTCGGGGGAAATTGGAAGTTGATCCATTCCGGGAGGACTGGCATACGTCCTCCTAAGTATAACTAAGTAAAGGTGGCAGAATCCGCAAAGAGGACAAATTGAAAGGACCCCTCACCACCTGTCCTTTTTACAGTTGTCCTAAAAATGTAGAAGCAATTTGGTCGGAAATTTTATCCAACATGTCGTTGGAAAGATTATCATAATCTCCGTTCTTTAAACGATCTTTAACTGCCTTGATTTTTTCCGTGCGGTCTTCTTCAGGAGGAGCACTTACGATCTGTTTTGCGATTTGTTTCACTTCAGATTGTAATTTTGCCTCCGTTGCAAGTTTTTTAGCCGCATCAGAGATCGAAATTGTGTCTACCGGACCGTTAGATTCTGTTTTGGAAGTAGCAGCAGTCTTTTTAGGTTCATAACCGTAACCACCAACTCTCCCTATTTTATCTACGTTCATACTATTTGTCCTCTTTCGATTCAAGTATCGGAGATTATGGAAAATCCCTTAAGCGTTTTTTTTCGTAAATTCAGGAGAAATACGAACTCACCCTTCGCAACAGGAGGATTTTCCAAAAGTTCCTTTGGATTGGCATAATAACGTATTTCCTCGAATGTCTTTGTCAATTCTCTTCCTACCAGAATTTCATTTTCGGGAAAAAGTTCCAAAAGCATAGGATAAAGGCGGGGTAATTTGTGGACGGATTCGTAAAAAACGACCAATCCTTCTATTTTTCCGGCTTCTTCCAGCTCCTTTCTCTTTTTGCCCGGCTTTTCCGATAAAAATCCTAAGAATAAAGTAGGATTTACCTGAAATCCGGAAACGGAGAGTAGGGCAGTGAGTGCGGAAGCACCCGGAACCGGTACAACGGAAAAACCTTTCTCCCTTGCGATCCGTACCAAATGGGAGCCTGGATCGGAAACTCCCGGTGTTCCTGCATCCGATACAAGTGCGTAGGATTTGCCTTCTTTCATACCTTGCATCAATGGAGCGTAAGGTGTTTCGGAGGAATCTTTATAAACCGGGTAGACTTTTGCGTTCACACCTAGTTTGGAAAAAAGCTTTCTGGTTTCGGAAAGAGATTCGCAATAAACCGCTTCCACGGAATTCCAAACTTCAATCGCCCGTGCGGTGACGTCTCCCAGGTTTCCAATGGGGGTCGCCACTACGTAAAGACATCCTTTTTCGGTATTACGGGCCAATGAACTGACACCCTGGGGGTTTGGAACCGGAAGGACAGGGGCAACCCAATGTTTCTTTTCCCGCAACCAAACAGGGATTGCAGGCACTTCCCAGAGGGCAGGCACTTGGGGTTCCGCAGCCGGAAATGGCACAAGCAGTGTTTGTATTGCAACCGGTATTGGCCGGACAAAGTGAGAGAGGGGAAACTCCCAACCCTTGGGCTACCATTTCATAACCACCGGAACAGTTGGAGACACTCGCAGAAGGGTTGGAAATCAAGCCATTGGCAAGGAAGGAACGAAGGGTGAAATTATAAATCTGGCATTTTTGAAACGGATACACTCCTGGGGGAGGAACCTGGTAACGGATTCTTTTGGTAATTATATTTTTGGAATCCGTAGAGTTTTGAAACGGCAAATGAGGAAAACTGGGTTGTACCCCATCCTCCAACCACTCCCCGGAAATCGTTTGAATGATGGCGGGTGTAGCAGTCGTAATATAGAGATTATAACCTTGGAATTGAGGTTCTCTATTGGTTACATAATAACGAACTAAAAATTCCGGGCGGGGATTGGCATTAAAGTTCTGGGCATCCAATTCAAAATTGTCGGTGATATTGCTATTTACAGCGACTACTGCCAGAATTTGGGGAACGCCCGGAGGTACTAAAAAAATAAAAGGAGCAACCGGAGTATCCGTATTGGTTCCACAGCTAAAAAAGGAAAGAAAGGAAAAGCTGATTAGATATAATGGATATGAGAGGGTGCGGCGCATGTAAAAAACGTTCCCTCCCACGATTTTAGGAATTCAATCTATGGGAATCCAAAAAAAAATACTCTATTCAGCTTTCGTAGCACTCATTCTGTTCTTTGTCGCTTTGCTTTTTACTTTCCGTGATGATGAAGCGGAAAAAGAGAAAAAAGACAAAAAATCCAAAGCTCTTTCTTATTTGTTGGGAGGCGGTCCCAAAGGAAAAACAAACAATCCGCTTGGGGTGAGGGGCGAAGATGCGGAATCCATCTTCGACTCGGATTATTACAAAGCCGGAGGGATGAAATACGAGGAAGAATCCAAAGTCGCAAACAATTCAGGCGACGGAGAGATCCCTATCAATCCACAAACCGGCAAACCGTATCCACCCGAGGCTATGGAGACATTTGACGAACTACGGGAACTTTTTCCGGACAACGATTTGATTCCCAAACGTTTGACTCCCGAACTCAAAGCGCAACAGGAACAACACGGGCAAAAATTGGCGCAGGCCACAACAGCAGTGTTTGGCGGCAATCCTCCCGCATCGGATGTTCAATTTTATTATTCTCATGTGAAAAAACAAGGGAACGATCGAATGGAGATCATCAATTATCTGATTGAGAGCCAAGGCGGGGAAGATGCCGAAATGGACAAAAAATTCCAGGAAATACTAACTAACATTAAATTTCAGAACGAACAAGTGGATCGGGAAATGGAAGCCGCCTATAACAAAGCGGGCATTCCTCTCCCTTAAATTTAGAATTCGCCCGATAGGATCGGATACCGAAGACTTGTCTTCGGATCCAATCCGTATTCATCCAAATGGAAAGAGGGAGGAAGCCTTTCTCTTTTCCATTGGGAGACTTTAAACAATCGGACAAATCTTTCTATTTGTTTGGAAACAGTATCTTGGGAAAGAGAGTTATCTTTTTCCAGAATTCTTTCCAAACATTCTTCTTCGTCGAGTCCCACATAAACAAGAAGCCTTTCGATTTCCTGTAAAATAGGATAAGGCATCAAATCCTTTTCATCTTCCTGTTCGGTGACAAGAGGTCTGAGTTCGGCTGTCGGTTTTGTCTGTCTTAAGATTCCAATGGATTCTTTGGGGCCGATGTATGCGTTATTTCCCGCTTGAATATCATCCAAAAAGCGAAGCAAAAATTCCTTACTCACTCCCGCAATCGGACAAAGCGACCCGGAAGAATCCCCGTCCATAGTCGTATAACCGACGCTACCTTCGCTACGATTGCTTGTGGAAAGTAAAAGATGTCCGTTGGTATTGGCAAGTAGCCAAATCAAAGGAGACCTGACTCTGGCTTGGATATTTTGGAGTGCGAGATCATCCGTTTCCCAATTTAGTTTTTTACCGATTTGAGACTCGATCAATTCGACCGCTAGGGTTACGGAGGAATCAATTGAGACTTGATAGTGTTTGTTTCCTATTTCCTTGGCAAGTAGGGAGGCGATCTTTTCCGTTAGTGTGGAGTTGTTTTCCGTTTTTTGATAAAGAGTAACCAATAGATTTTCTTCCTGGATTCCCAGTTCCGAAAAAACGGAATCTCCCAATTCCTGTTTGGCAAGTTCTTTCATAGATTTGGT
The nucleotide sequence above comes from Leptospira kobayashii. Encoded proteins:
- a CDS encoding flagellar motor switch protein FliG, with protein sequence MIHKEGKNYHFFFATPNSVARIQSTRVPFYDFPKSKITELPSLHSEPILIPKFLYSVDWNRVHFPTHAIYTPSYLNPKPETGETQIGGSTGARKILLTKIKRTKYGQSKYLSLRDIVNPNYSEEEVNAKIEELYFDRTNKNFLFRLVRILYSGKPEEEYKIVSNLFTHEPEFAKFLSSSMFTAEIIPLIHGPFLQSFISSFEERIIKFELPKLSKPVKDVLQKSVSKNKFQMILDSPAMEPKEGEGFVEKMETEVYRRFSRNIYFEEGNIFTYRIPSGEDETENQISLDLEDSQKFKLWKSNPYVEFLGCTKTKLFFKTKEWIDCLRFDWSLSRKDLEVYEFHRLPPELVLEIPFFPTGLAVIGGGITKERKDFEFTLQWFDY
- the rsmI gene encoding 16S rRNA (cytidine(1402)-2'-O)-methyltransferase, whose protein sequence is MARNTEKGCLYVVATPIGNLGDVTARAIEVWNSVEAVYCESLSETRKLFSKLGVNAKVYPVYKDSSETPYAPLMQGMKEGKSYALVSDAGTPGVSDPGSHLVRIAREKGFSVVPVPGASALTALLSVSGFQVNPTLFLGFLSEKPGKKRKELEEAGKIEGLVVFYESVHKLPRLYPMLLELFPENEILVGRELTKTFEEIRYYANPKELLENPPVAKGEFVFLLNLRKKTLKGFSIISDT
- a CDS encoding LIC_20245 family lipoprotein, which encodes MGIQKKILYSAFVALILFFVALLFTFRDDEAEKEKKDKKSKALSYLLGGGPKGKTNNPLGVRGEDAESIFDSDYYKAGGMKYEEESKVANNSGDGEIPINPQTGKPYPPEAMETFDELRELFPDNDLIPKRLTPELKAQQEQHGQKLAQATTAVFGGNPPASDVQFYYSHVKKQGNDRMEIINYLIESQGGEDAEMDKKFQEILTNIKFQNEQVDREMEAAYNKAGIPLP
- a CDS encoding MBL fold metallo-hydrolase, with product MKIKFWGVRGSIGSPIRPTGVKQKIEKILSLASPTDIQNEQSIRKFLNSLSFSASSTYGGNTTCVEIRDKDDNLIIIDGGTGLRELGNSIMPSEFGKGGGHAHWILTHTHWDHIQGIPFFVPLFLPGNHFEFHSSFEDMEDRLKYQFVFSHFPVSFDHYAANKMFHYEEEGKEVQLGPHITAFSKAVRHPGGSFSYRFTENGKSIIFASDAEFNLDEMENIDTYIDYFRDAEILVFDTQYTFEESLQKIDWGHSSASIATDIALRAKVKKLIMFHHDPSYDDDKLDLVYLRALKYKEMFDPHGKLEIIMAHESLELEI
- a CDS encoding flagellar biosynthesis anti-sigma factor FlgM; this translates as MNVDKIGRVGGYGYEPKKTAATSKTESNGPVDTISISDAAKKLATEAKLQSEVKQIAKQIVSAPPEEDRTEKIKAVKDRLKNGDYDNLSNDMLDKISDQIASTFLGQL
- a CDS encoding LIC11073 family putative lipoprotein; this translates as MRRTLSYPLYLISFSFLSFFSCGTNTDTPVAPFIFLVPPGVPQILAVVAVNSNITDNFELDAQNFNANPRPEFLVRYYVTNREPQFQGYNLYITTATPAIIQTISGEWLEDGVQPSFPHLPFQNSTDSKNIITKRIRYQVPPPGVYPFQKCQIYNFTLRSFLANGLISNPSASVSNCSGGYEMVAQGLGVSPLSLCPANTGCNTNTACAISGCGTPSACPLGSACNPCLVAGKETLGCPCPSGSKPPGCQFIGP
- a CDS encoding iron-containing alcohol dehydrogenase, with protein sequence MPVLPEWINFQFPPKIHFEIDCGYKLGSFVKNIGTRVVLIATQKELENAEELSIIKTSLEKHSEGVIIFDDIVDKVHFKDLDSTAHFLRISNADCVVAYGSFESINAGKAAALLATNDLFAEELLVGKKQLKKRGLPVIVVPTKPLLGNECSPFFSVVDDKDKNRKYFAHEWAFPELVVSDPKIGAGMSSTETAKTGIAILSAAVDSILSKYANEITSSTALRAIELISKNIVPAIREPRNLGPKNSIYAASLLAGIAQSTSSLGLCYALSLAVTTVTNLDIFQAMSILLPHVMEYNLTSSAGKYVMIARALDEDVSNISVIEAAIKAVEGIRKIYLELRIPQRLSEYEVKKIDLPGIATLAATYPFLDCLPRELPKNEIETILVAAF
- the glpK gene encoding glycerol kinase GlpK, whose amino-acid sequence is MAKKEYIIGIDAGTTGIRTFCFNDKGKVIASAYQEFKQHYPKPGWVEHDPEEIWAKTQKLIGDVIKSADLNPKDAIAIGITNQRETSVVWDRKTGKPIYNAIVWQCRRTSDICNNLKKQSLESNFRNKTGLVLDAYFSGTKIQWILDNVKGARAKAERGDLQFGTIDTWLLYKLTNHKEHKTDHTNASRTLLFNIQTKEWDEELCEILRVPSAILPQAFNSKNLFGHTSGVKSLPDGIPISSLVGDQQGALFGQLCTEPGEAKNTYGTGCFFLFNVGDEFRISNQGLITTLALGPEGKTVYCLEGSVFIGGAVVQFLRDNLEFFEYSKDSEKLVKALKTKDEIVFVPAFAGLGAPHWDQEARGAIFGLSRDTTPAQITRAALKAIALQSYELAHAMERETGKPLKFLRVDGGATANQWLMQFQADILGTRVIRPQNVDTTVLGAAYLAGLERGFFKNVAALKKLETKNTQFEPKMKESERKEEITRWNDAIRRVKTVQ